CACCGGGTCTTTGCCGGATGCCACAGCAGGGTCATGGCCGTTCTGGATACGGATACGGGCAACGTGATCTCCTTCGTTCCGATCGGCGAGGGTGTTGACGGGAACGGATTTGATCCCGGGACGGGGCTGGCGTTCAGTTCCAATGGAGACGGCACTCTCACCGTGGTGCGGGAGGCATCTCCCGGGAAGTTCGAGGTGGTTCAGACGGTCACCACGCAGCGCGGATCCCGCACCATGGCCATCGACCCCAGGAACCACACCCTATACTTGCCGGCAGCTGAATTTGCAGCCCTCCTGCCGGCTACCCCGTCAACGCCAAAGCCGCGACCAACAATGGTCAAGGACAGCTTTACGGTTCTGGTGGTCGGAAGATAGAGCCTCGTGAACGTATTAGGTGTAGCGCATTCTGAGTGAGCAGTCATTAGTTCATACTTTACTAGAGAAGCAGCAAAAGAATTGCGAAAGGCCGGCATCTCGCAATTGATGACAGTTGTGTACTTCTGTAAACTTTCTCGTCATATTGTCTGCCGCATTGAAAATGAGTTTCTATTACATAGGAGGAGATGAATTTATATGAATCACAAGAAGATCGTGATGGAACACGATAAAAAGATTGCCCTCGTCGCACATGACAATAAGAAACGTGATCTGGTTGAGTGGGCAAAATACAATCAAGTGCTCCTGGCTCATCACAAGATATACGCAACGGGGACAACCGGCGAGATTTTGGAACAACAGCTTGGCTTCAAAATTAACAAACTCCAGAGCGGGCCTTTGGGCGGGGATCAGCAAATCGGCGCCAAGATAGCCGACGGCGAGATCGATTTTCTCATTTTTTTCTGGGATCCGCTCGAACCGCAGCCCCACGATCCGGATGTGAAGGCGCTCCTGCGCATGGCTGTCGTTTGGAATATTCCCATTGCCTGCAATCGCGCCTCCGCCGATTTCATGATCTCCTCCCCGTTGATGGATGGCGATTATGATCGTCTTGTGCCGGATTACAATGTCTATCGAAGCCGGAAAATTGTTGGGGATGGATGAGCGGGGCAAGGCGCGGCTGGATCATACGAGTGACGTCTCCTCCTTTGTTGTGAATCAAATGCTTCGCTACCGCGAGAAGCAACCCTGCCGGAATGAAGCGCCATCCCGGTATGGTATAATGCATACTGGAAAGGCCGAGTGAGACTTGCCATGAGCAATAAAAACCCGGGAAGCAAATAAAACGATAGCCAAACGATTAGCAGAAGAGGTCTTCAGCAAGGGAAAGATGGATGTCTTTGACGAGATATTCGCGGACAGCTATGTAATGCACAACATGCCCGTTCCGAACATACCCGGAACGAAAGAGGGGTTCAGGAAACTGGTGCTCGCGACGAGGCACGCATTCCCCGACGTTCAGGTGCACGTCGACGACATGGTCGCGGAGGGTGACTTTGCTGTTTTTCACGACCATGTTGAGGCAACGAGCACGGGCGATTTTCTGGGTGTTCCGCCGAGCGGCGGGCGGATCGCGTGGACCGAGATCCACTTCCTCCGGATCGTGGACGGCAAGATCGTGGAGCATTGGACCAACTTTGACCAGCTTGGGATCCTGATGCAACTCGGAGCCATCCCCTCGTAGTCTGAGTGAACGTGCGGAACGCTTGTTCTCGGTCGGGCTGTCGAGGAGAGCAACACGAAACCCGAAAATGCTGTTGGGTTGCGCTTCGCGTAACCCAGCCTACGAACCACACCGCGGACTTGCAGATGCTCTTCGTTGCTCCAGAATCGAGGGAGACTTGGAGAATAGGGTTGGAGTTTGTAGTGAGCTTTTCTTCCCGTACTTGTTGAGATCGCCAATTTTGCAACACTGCATGTTTGAAC
The Nitrospirota bacterium genome window above contains:
- a CDS encoding methylglyoxal synthase, whose protein sequence is MNHKKIVMEHDKKIALVAHDNKKRDLVEWAKYNQVLLAHHKIYATGTTGEILEQQLGFKINKLQSGPLGGDQQIGAKIADGEIDFLIFFWDPLEPQPHDPDVKALLRMAVVWNIPIACNRASADFMISSPLMDGDYDRLVPDYNVYRSRKIVGDG
- a CDS encoding ester cyclase: MAKRLAEEVFSKGKMDVFDEIFADSYVMHNMPVPNIPGTKEGFRKLVLATRHAFPDVQVHVDDMVAEGDFAVFHDHVEATSTGDFLGVPPSGGRIAWTEIHFLRIVDGKIVEHWTNFDQLGILMQLGAIPS